TGAGATTTACCAATGCGCCAATCGGTACAGCAACCTTATATATGCCATGAGCGGCTGCCAAATTAGTCATTAGCGGCTTCCCTAAAGGTACTAATAGTTCATTGATCAGATCATTGTACGATTTGCCGTAGGCATCTGGGCAGCCTGAACACTCCCCCATTACAATTCCAACACAATCATACAACTTACCTGCCAATATTAGATGCTTGATCATTCTATACACCTTGTTTATAGGTTCATGAATTTCTTCAAGGAATAGAATTTTTCCTCTAGTCTCAATTTCGAACGAGGTACCCAAAGTATCCGTAATTGAAGACAGGTTGCCTCCGACCATAGGTGCAGTCACATTGCCAACCACTTTACTTGTTAGGACCTTACCTGGAGGATTTTGGATTCGCCTTGGAGATTTTACAGTAGAAACCGCCTCAAAGAATTGATTGAAATTAAAAGCAGGAGTAGACGCCCTAAAATCGATAAGCAGCAGACTAGAAAAAGTCACTAAGTCGGAAAATTGATATAAGGTATTTAATAAAACAGAAGCATCGCTGTATCCTGTGAGTATTTTGGGATTTGCTGAAATTAATTCGTAGTCCAAATGCGGGAGAATTCCCGCTACGCCTACTCCTCCTCTTGTAGGAAGAATCATATTAACTTTTGGATTAGCAAACATATTCATGAGATCGATCGCTCTTTGTTCATCTGTTCCAGCAAGAAAACCATTTACTGCATACACATAGTCACCTAAAATAACCTGAAATCCCATGCTTTGCAATACTGAAATACCAGTATGTATGGTGTCCTGGGCAAGTGGACTTCCTAATGTAACAATTCCTATTGTGTCACCACGTTTTAATATGGGTGGATAAATAGGCATGTCTCCACTCTCCTAGCAAGTCTGTAAGTAATATTTATGTTCGGAAAGCGAAAATAATGATACCTTCGCTCAATTTCGCTCATTCTGAACATCTAATGAATGCCAGACTCGCTATTTCAAGCAAATGATCACCTTTACCGCCTACAGTTCATTAGATGCCCTTTGTGCATGAGGAGGAAGGATGTGAATTCCAAACGCAGTTAAACTCGTGTAAAAAAAGCCTTTTGAGGCGTCTGTCCCACGACAGCCGTATCAAAAGGCTCCTTCTATATGTTCGATGCGGGGTGCTTCTACACCTAAAATTACTTCTATCGTGATAACATCAAAGCGAACTGGTCTCTCATACTGTTGAAAACGATGCAAATAAAATTGTGCTGTCTCTCTGACCTTTAACTGCTTTCTAAAATCAATCGATTCTTTAGCGGTCCCAAAATGCAGGGAGGGTTTTCTTGTTCGGACCTCAATAAAGATTAATACGCCTGCTTTTTCAGCAATGATATCGAGTTCTCCTGTCCGGCATCGCCAATTCCGCGCTACAATCCGGTAGTTCATCTCAATTAAATAGCTCTCAGCTGTATCTTCGCCGAATTTCCCTAATTGTTTCCTTGAATCATTGCGCATTTCGGTCATTCGTCATTCCTCTTAGGTCTCATCCGATTATCTGAACGATAAATAAAGCTAAGCACCTCAGCAACCAGTTGGTATAATTCGGGAGGAATTTCTTGATCCAAATCTAATTTTGACAATACTTCCACAAGTGAGGAGTCCTCTTGGATAGGGATTCCATTATCTTTGGCTTTCTGCAAAATAGCTTCTGCCATATGCCCACTGCCTTTGGCGATAAGGGTTGGAGCCTTTTGTGTTTCCGGTGAATATCGAAGCGCTACAGCTTTTTTGAGTGGTGTCGATGCCGGTGCCTCGGATGGATTCCTATGCTTGTTCATGCTCGGAAATCCACTCCCTTGTACGTTTTCGGCTGAAATAGCGCCCTTAGATCAGCTCTGCCATCTGAAATCCCTTGCTTCTCTGATTCATTTTCTTTCATCACAGGAGGCAAAGGGTATGGGGAACACTTCAACGATATAAATTGATATCCAGCTTTCTGCATGGCTGCTGTTATTTCTTCTTTGGATTCCTCCATTAAAGGTGCTAAGGCAGGATGATCATTATGGATATTCAATGAAACAATTTTATTCACAACTTGCACATCCAACAGCGTGTTGCCCATAACTTTCATTTGCAGATCAAAAAGAAGTCGGCAATTGCTTGCATCTACTTCTCCGCGTTTGCCTTTGCGGGATTGGATGTGAATGGCGGCCGACTGTTGGCCTGTCCCATCCATGAAAGGGACGAATAGCGTCATATGGGCAAACATTGCACTTTTGTCACCAGTCAGCATGAGCTGTTGGCCGGTAATTTGCCCTATGGCTTGCTGCGCCGCCTCTTTGAGCGGCGCTGGCGTGTCATCGGATGCGGTTAGCTGCAGCAGCAGACTTTTGAGCGTGTCAGCCGCAGGCTTAACCATGTCATCCTGCTGATTGCCAGCAGCGATTAGATTCGGCTGCAGGTCATCTGTTTGTGTCCGTCCGCGTAGCATCGGATCTACACGCTCATCCAGCTTAGCGGCTAGATGAGCTTCATGTTCCACGCCCACAGCTTTGAGCATCCGACTGATCCAGTTAGTCTCACTCTCAGCCGCTGGCGCGTCCGGCGCAGCGCTTCGCGCCTGCGCCTCTGCCGGAGCCGCCGCCTTCTGCTTCGCAGACGGCTGGGGCTCTGCCGGCGAACCCGCCTTAGGCGGTTCGCCTTCGCGTACAGGCTCAGCGCTCCGCGCCTGAGCCTGCTCGGCCGCCCCCGCTGTGCGGGCGGCCGGCTGTCCCGCCGCCGGGGCTTCGCCGGCGGCCTTCTCCGCGCGCGGCGCAGCCGCGGCGGGCTCTTCCAGCCCCGCTGCTGCGCTAGCAGCGGGCGGAGCTGGACCGGCAGCAGCCGCAGGCGGGCTGCCGGTACTCACCTGCGGCGCCCCTGCAGGAGCCGCCGTCTTCCCAGCGCCAGCCTGCGAAGCAGCTGGCGCAGCAGCGTCATCGGCCGCCGGGGCCTCTGGCGGCCGCGCAGGCCATGTCGCTGCGGCAGAAGCCCGCAGCTCCTTGAGCAGCGCGACAACCTGCTTGGCGGTATCAGCCGCTGGATGAGCTGGATCTTGCTCAAGCAGCGCATTAGCCTGCTGCTCGACCTGCTCCAGAACTTTGCCTACAGGCGGACCCGTTGTCACCTGCTTCAAGGCCCCTACCGTCTCCATCGTGAGCGGCAATCCCTTTTTGTGAGCAAGTATGGCTGCCTGGGCCCACTCTTCCTTATTTGCCCCTTCAGGCAGACTACGCATTAATTGATCAAATGCTTTAACATTTTCCTTCGATACAGGAACACCATCTTGCTGCATCTGCTGAACCATTTGCCGATTACTGGCAGTATCCTTTACATTGAAAGCCTTGAGCAGATCACCAAGCGAATCATCCGCAATCTGCACATCCGATGCAGTGAGTGGTTTCAACAAAACTTGACCGCCGCTGGAAGATTCCGGTTGCACTTGCAGCATCGTCACCTCTCCCTGTTTAAGCGGAGTTTCCAGCTTGGCACGAACTTGTACACCACCAATATTCAATAATGCTTCTTGATCACTAAGCAGTTGAAGCACAACACCTTTGACAATCTGCCCCACCTTTAATTCAAGCACCTTGCTATCCGATGCGGTTAATTCTCCGACCAAATTACGAATCAGTCCGCTAATATTCACATTGATCACCTCGAGTCTTCCTGTCACCCTATGTATAGTATCGGCGTTTTCCAAACATATCTTTACACGTTTAAGTTAAATAAGATCCAATTCAAGCTGCTCTGTCTGAGAGGCAGATTCCTTCAATTCCAATTGAGCCATAACCTTGCGAATAAATAACTTTCGATGAAGCGCGGTAGGTCCATAGCGCAAAAGCATCTCTCTATGGTGCTTCGTTGCATAACCTTTATGTACAGCAAGGCCATATTCAGGATATTGCTTGTCCCATTCTATGCACATACGGTCACGTGTGACCTTGGCAATAATGGAAGCGGCGGCAATCGATTGACTTAGCGCATCACCATGAATAATCGCTGTCTGTTCGATGTCCACACTTACAACTTCAGCATCTACCAGCAGATAGTCTGGCACGATCTTCAATTGTTCCACAGCTTGCTTCATAGCCTGTCTAGCAGCTTGTTTAATATTTAAGGCTTCAATCGCATCAACATCCACAATGCCTACACCCACTGCAAGCGCTTCGCTCATAATTTGGTCGAATAACAGCTCCCTTTTCTTCTCAGAAAGCTTTTTGGAATCATCGACTCCCTCCAGCAGAAACCCCTTGGGAAGAATAACCGCAGCCGCCACGACATCGCCGAATAGACAGCCTCTTCCTACTTCATCTATGCCAGCAACAAGGCTGAAGCCTTGCTCCCATATTTGTTTTTCGTACTCTAGCAACGGCTTTCGCCCCTTTCCATCTCTTCATTATAAAGGATTGACGCCACGTCAAGCCATACCATTTTTTGCTTGCATCTTGCCAAAAAAAAAAGCCATCTTGGAGCCCGCTATCACAGCGGAACTCCAAAATGACTTTCATTCAATCGATTTTGATTAACGCAAAGGCTTTTCCAAAGAAATACGCCCCATTTTACCTGCTCGAAGTTCACGAATAATAATCAAGGAAGCCTTGTCCAAATCGACCTTACCACCGCTTACAATTGCTCCGCGTTTCCGGCCTATCGCTTCCATAACCTTAATGACCTCATGAATATTATCCATATCCTCGGGTAGCTCTTGAATGGCATATCGCTCCTGAATACCAGTTCCATAATGCTGAACCATGTATTTAACAACGAAAAGCGCGATTTCATCCAAATGAAGCAATTCTTCTTTGATCGCCCCTGTAGCCGCCAATCTCATGCCAACCATTTGATCTTCGAATTTGGGCCACAAAATCCCCGGTGTATCCAACAAATCCATCTCAGTGCCGACTTTAATCCACTGCTGCCCCTTGGTAACCCCTGGCTTATCTCCAGTCGCGGCAATTTTCTTGCCTGCAAGCTGATTAATAAGCGTCGATTTGCCCACATTTGGAATCCCAACAATAAGCGCTCTTACCGCACGAGGGTTAATCCCCTTGCGAAGCTGACTCTCAATCTTGTGAGCCCAAAGCTGCTTAACTCGCGGTAAGATTTCTTTCAGATGAGTTCCGTTGGCAGCATCAATCGGTAACGCCGGAAGACCTTGCTCGGCAAAATATTTGACCCATTCCGCAGTGACTTGCGGGTCCGCCAAATCATTCTTATTCAGCAAGACCAAGCGCGGTTTATCCTTTAAAATCTCATCAACCATCGGGTTCCGGCTGGAGAGTGGTATGCGGGCATCCAAGAGCTCAATGACGACATCAATCAGCTTAAGCTTTTCTTCAATCTGTCTTCGCGCCTTGGTCATGTGACCGGGAAACCATTGAATGGTCATTCTTCTTCACCTCAAAAATGTATGAAACTAATTTTGCTCACTGGCCAGAAAATGACTTCTGCACGGCCAACAATTTTGTCGTAGGGTACGAAACCTACACTCTTTGCACGGCTATCTTTGGAATTCGGACGATTATCTCCCATAGCGAATATCTCGTTATCCGGAATTTTGGTTTCCGGGTAATCGGACAATGTATTGTAGGGATGTCCATCTTTATTAGCTTGTTCAATCGCTTCTTTGATGAAAGGCTGATCAATCTCTTGTCCATTAATGAAGACTTTGTCGCCCGTCACTTTCACTGTCTCACCTGGGAGCCCGATGACGCGTTTGATGTAATCCTTACCTTCCGGAGCGTGGAAGACGATAACCTCTCCCCGTTTCGGCGAGCGAATATCATACACAATTTTATTCACGATAAGTCTTTCACCGGTAGAGAAATTCGGGCGCATGGAATCTCCATCGACGATGAACGGCGAGAACAAGAACCAGCGAATGATAATCACAAGCACGCCCGCAATAACCAAAGCTTTAATCCATTCCCATGTCTCATTTTTAGCTGATTTTGCAGGCGCAGCAGCTGCCGCTGAGTCCTGCTCTATGTAAGGCTGATCCTGGTTCTTTTGTTCCATCACTGATTGCCTCTTTTCCAGTTTTGGTTTATGTCGTTAGATCTAGTATGCACAATGAAAATGAAAAGGAGACTTGCCTGAACAAGCCCCCCGTTTTTCTTATCGAATTTCTTTGATTCTTGCAGCTTTACCACGAAGACCACGCAGATAATAAAGTTTCGCACGACGAACTTTACCACGGCGAGCCACTTCAATCTTGTCAATCTTCGGAGAATGGAATGGGAAAGTTCTTTCCACACCCACACCGTAAGAAATTTTACGAACTGTAAACGTTTCGCTGATTCCACCGCCGTGGCGTTTAATAACAACACCTTCGAACAGCTGAATACGCTCACGTGTACCCTCGATAACTTTTACGTGTACTTTAAGTGTGTCTCCTGGACGGAAATTAGGAATATCCGTACGGAGTTGCTCTTTCGTAATCTCTTGAATAAGATTCATAGTTGACTCCCTCCTTCCACACAGGTGTTCATTCCGCTCATTCACAAAGTAGATCGTAGTTGTTATGCGTAGAGGACCACCAGACTCGAACTGTTGAAAAAATCACAACAGAATATATATTATCATAGATAAATAATAATATCAATAGAGAAGTTTTTGGCTATTCAACCTTTTGCTGCTGGGCATGCCATTCGGCAACCCATGCCTTCTCTTCTTTGGATAACTCTCTATCTACAAGCAAATCCGGGCGTCGTTCCAATGTACGGAACAATGATTCTTTCCTGCGCCATTTCCTTACATTCTCGTGATGGCCGGACATCAGCATTTCAGGTACTTCCCACTCTCTGAACTTAGCTGGCCGCGTATAATGCGGATACTCCAATAGACCTGTTGAGAATGAATCCGTCACAGCGGACATTTCATTGCCCAGCACACCAGGCAGGAGCCTCACTACGCTGTCTATAACAACCATAGCGGGTAATTCACCGCCTGTTAATACATAATCTCCGATGGAGAGCTCGTCCGTCACTAGATATTGCCGAATCCGCTCATCGTAGCCTTCGTAATGACCACAAATAAACACAAGATGTTGTTCGCTCGATAGTTCCTCCGCTTTCTTTTGCGTAAAAGGCGTACCTTGCGGACACATCAGAATCACACGCGGCTTTACCTGCTCTTCTCCCGGTTGTTCATGAACGGGCAGAGCTTCAACCGCGGCAAAAATCGGCTCAGGCTTCAAAACCATTCCGCCGCCGCCGCCGTAAGGATAGTCATCGACTGTATTATGCTTATTATTCGCATAATCACGAAAATTTACTGTATTCAACGAAACGATTCCTTTATCACGCGCTTTCCCCAATATGCTGGACGAAAAAACGCCATCAAACATCTCAGGAAAGAGCGTCAACACATCGATTCTCATTCTAGCAACCCTTCCATCAGGTGGATGCGGATTATTTTGTTAGCGACATCGACATCAAGGATTACATCATCAATGACAGGCAGTAATAGTTGCTTTCCTTTCGCCAAAGCTACGACCCACACATCATTAGCACCGGGTGTTAATACTTCCGACACTAAGCCTAATTCTTGGCCATCTTCCGTTATCACGTTGCACCCGATAATTTCGTGATAGTAATACTCTCCCTCATCGAGCGGTTGCTGCTGGGTGCTTTCGATTTTGAGAAGCGAGCCTTTAAATTTCTCTACCTCATTGATGTCTGTGAATCCTGCGAATTGGATGATAAACACATTTTTATGTAAGCGGGACGATAGCACCGTCACCGGCGTTTGCTTATTTTGAGAATCTACAATAATCAGCGAATTGCCTTTATCAAAACGTTCTGGGAAATCTGTTTCTGGAACTATTTTTAGTTCTCCACGAATCCCGTGGCTGTTTACAACTTTACCAATGGTGACCAGTTTTTCGCTCATATTCGCTTGCCCAACCTCCACATTAATTTACCTTCCAAACCATACAAGAAAAAGGCTAGGAACTAAATCCTAACCTACTTTCTTATGAAACGATTTCGACGGCTACCCGCTTCGTTTCTTTCACAGCTGCCGACGTGACCACTGTGCGGAGCGATTTCGCAATCTTGCCTTGCTTGCCAATCACTTTACCGACATCGTCGGGGTGAACAGACAGCCTGAACTCAATCTTGTCATCTTTCTCCACCACAGTGACACGTACTTCTTCCGGATGATCGACAAGTGCCTTAGCAATTACCGTGATAAGATCCTTCATGAACTCACCCTCCGAAAGATAACAGATTACTTCTGTAATTTCAGCTCGTGAAATTTAGTCATCAAACCTGCTTTTGAGAACAGGCTGCGAACTGTATCGGACGGTTGAGCGCCAGTTTGAAGCCATTTCAGCGCTTTTTCCTCATCAAGAGAAACTGCTGCTGGTTCTGCAATCGGGTTATAAGTACCGATTTCTTCAATAAAACGACCATCACGTGGGGAACGGGAATCCGAAACCACTACACGGTAAAAAGGAGCTTTATGAGCGCCTACACGTTTAAGACGAATACGTACTGCCATGAAAAATCACCTCCTACTTAGAATAAATAGCTTATTTAAAAGGGAAATTTAAATCCCTTGCCGAGCTTTTTCATACCTTTGCCGCCTTTAGGACCCATCATACCAGAGAATTGCTTCATCATCTTACGCATATCGTCGAACTGTTTGATGAAACGGTTAACTTCCTGAACGGAGTTGCCGCTTCCCATAGCAATCCGCTTGCGGCGATTTGCATTGAGGAGCTCAGGCTTGCGCTTTTCTTCCGTGGTCATCGACTTCACAATAGCCTCAACACGTGCCATTTGTTTATCGTCAACCTTCATATCCTTCATGCCTTTGATCTTGTTCGCACCAGGCAGCATATCCAAAATTTGATCCAAAGGGCCCATTTTCTTAACTTGCTCCATCTGATCAAGGAAATCTTCAAAGGTGAACTCGGCGTTGCGCATTTTGCGCTCCATCTCTTTCGCCTTATCCATATCAATTCCGGCTTGCGCCTTCTCAATCAGAGTAAGCATATCGCCCATGCCCAATATTCTTGAAGCCATACGATCCGGGAAGAAAGGTTCCAATGCATCCATCTTCTCGCCGCTAGCCACAAACTTGATCGGACAGCCTGTTACAGCTTTGACGGACAACGCAGCACCACCGCGGGTATCGCCATCCAGCTTCGTTAATACAACACCTGTCAGCTCAAGCTGCTTGTGAAAGCTTTCTGCCACATTGACAGCATCCTGACCTGTCATCGCATCGACAACAAGCAAAATCTCATCAGGTTCTACGGCAGTTCGTACATTCTTCAGCTCGTCCATCAAATTCTCATCGATGTGGAGACGACCGGCGGTATCGATAATGACGTAATCATTACCATTATCTTTGGCATGCTGAAGTCCGGCTTTGGCAATGTCGACCGGGTTCACTTGATCACCAAGCGCGAATACAGGCACTTGCAATTGTTCTCCCAGAACCTGAAGCTGCTTGATCGCGGCTGGACGGTATATATCACAAGCTACGAGAAGCGGTCTGTGGTTCTGCTTGAGCAGCATTTTGGCTAATTTACCAGAGGTTGTTGTTTTCCCTGCCCCTTGCAAGCCTGCCATCATAATGATCGTCGGCGGTCGATTCGAGCGTGCCAGTTTACTTTGTGTGCCTCCCATAAGAGAGGTAAGCTCTTTGTTAACAATATCGATAACAACCATGCCAGGTGTGAAGGACTTCAATACATCTTGTCCAATTGCCTGTTCCTTCACCTTAGCAATAAAGTCTTTCACCACTTTAAAGTTAACGTCCGCTTCGAGCAGAGCCAATCGAACCTCGCGAAGCGCTTCGCCTACATCTTCTTCAGTCAGCTTACCTTTGCTTCTCAGCTTGCCGAATACGTTCTGCAATCGGTTTGCTAATCCTTCAAATGCCATGCGCTTCACCTCCTGCCTCTGGACTTTATTTAATCTATCCCTACTATTGTATCAAAAAGCTCCGTCGTTTTCCTCTTTAGCTCAGGATCGCATTGATCCATCACTTGAATCAGTTCTGTACGCAGCTTCATGCGCTGTTCATGTTTATGTACTAGCTGCAGCTTGCCTTCATAATCCTGCAAGGTTAACTCTGCTCGTTTAATATGCTCATAGACCGCTTGGCGGCTTATTTCAAAGTTCTCAGCGATTTCTCCCAAGGAGTAATCATCGTGAAAATACAATTGGAGGAATGTTCTCTGTTTATCGGTCAACAGCGCTTCATAGAAATCAAACAGCAAGTTAATGCGATTCGTCTTCTCCAGCATCTGATCGATCTGATCGAGCGTCATAACTCCACCTCCGTAAAGGTTGCGCACTTGACACCAGCACAACAGAACCTATCATACTGAATTCCGAGATGAATGTCAAGCATTTGACCTTGTCAGTTTAAAAAACAAAAAATTCACCTCAAACCGCCGTGCGGTTGAGACGAATTTTGAGTTCCATAACAAGAATACCAGAATTAAATATCGGTTTCTTCCTTTTGCTCGCCAATCCATTTGCCAAACAAAGCATGAACAAATTGCTCTGAATCAAATGGCTGGAGATCATCCATTTTCTCTCCAAGTCCTACGAATTTCACCGGTAAAGACAGTTCCTGACGAATCGCTACAACAATACCGCCTTTCGCTGTGCCATCCAGCTTGGATAAAACCAATCCTGTAAGACCCGTTTTGTCGCCGAACAATTTGGCCTGGCTAAGCGCATTTTGCCCCGTTGTCGCATCCAAAACAAGAATAACCTCATGAGGAGCATCCGGTACTTCCCGCTGAATAACGCGATAAATCTTGTTCAGTTCCTCCATCAGATTCACTTTGTTCTGCAAGCGGCCCGCAGTATCGCATAACAGGATGTCGACTCCTCGTGTTTTGGCTGCTTGCACAGCATCGAACATCACCGCGGCGGGATCTGCGCCAGACTGTTGTTTGATGACATCAACACCGACACGTTCTCCCCAAGTCTCCAATTGTTCTATAGCCCCGGCACGAAACGTATCTCCGGCAGCCATCAGCACTTTTTTGCCTTGTGATTTGAACATGTGAGCCATTTTGCCAATTGTCGTTGTTTTGCCTACACCATTAACCCCTACGAACAAAATCACGGACAACCCGTTCGGATTCAGATTTAATCCTGCATCCGCATCCCCTTTCAACAGCTCAACAAGCTTCTCAGAAAGAATCGGTTGAAGTTCCGCCGGATTCTCGATTTTACGCTTTTTCACTTCAGCACGAAGCTCATTAATCAACTTCAAAACCGTATTCACACCTACATCGGCGCCGATTAGAATTTCCTCAAGCTCTTCATAGAAATCTTCGTCAATCTTCTTACGGCGACTAAATAAGTCATCTACGCGATCAACGAAGGCGTCCCTCGTTTTGGTTAGTCCTTCTTTAAATTTATTCGTAACAGCTTCGGCCTTGCTGGAAATACTATCTTTTAGTCGTTTAAAAAAGCTCATGGTTCCTCCTAGGAAATTAACTTGTCAACAGATTATGACGCAGAAACAACAGCTTCCTCATCCTCCAAACGCACTGAAACCAGCTTGGAAACTCCGCCTTCTTGCATGGTTACGCCGTAGAGCACATCGGCCTCTTCCATCGTTCCTTTGCGGTGTGTAACGACGATAAATTGCGTCATTTCCGAGAATTCACGCAAATATTCAGCAAAACGAGACACATTCGCTTCATCCAGAGCCGCTTCAACTTCGTCCAAGACGCAGAATGGCACTGGCTTTACACAAATAATCGAAAATAATAGCGCAATCGCCGTGAGTGCTCGCTCTCCACCGGAAAGCAGCTGTAGATTTTGCAGCTTCTTGCCAGGCGGCTGAGCTACGATTTCAATGCCCGTATCCAGCATATTCTCTGGTTCCGACAAAATCAAATCCGCTCGACCGCCACCGAACAATTTGGCAAACACAACACCGAAATGCGACCGAATCGCATCAAAAGTCGTCTTAAATCGCTTCGACATCTCTATATCCATTTCACGAATGACTTGATACAACGTTGTTTTCGCTTCGATCAAATCATTTTTTTGCGAATCTAGAAACTCAAAACGTTCAGACACACGCGCGTATTCTTCAATTGCGCCCAGGTTAACTTCTCCTAAGGAAGCAATTTCACGTTTGAGCTCACGTACTTTACTTTGGGTCCCTTGAATATCTTCCGGCACCGGGTAGCGATCTTTGGCTAGCTCATAGCTAAGTTCATAGTCTTCGGCCAGCTTTTTCAGCATATTCTCGAGCTCGACATCCAGACGAGTTACACGAACTTCCGTTTGGTGCAAACTCTCTTCAACCTGTTTTAGTTGCGTACGCTGGGCGCGAGTTTCATTCTCTTCCTGTTCAAGCTTATGTAGCCATTCCGTACGTTCAGCCCGTTTGAAATCGATACTTTCCGTACATTGCTGCTTTTTGAGCTTAAGATCGTTAAGCAATTCAACTTGCAGCACGGTCTCCTGCTCCAGTAAAGCCATATCTTGTTCCAGTTGAACAAGAAGCCCCCGGTTCATCTCCATCTCCCGCTCAACCTCTCCAAGATCCTGCTGCAGACGCCGCTGTTGGTCTTGCAGAGATTGCTTCTCTTGAGAAATCGATGCCACTTTAACTTTCAAATCTGTCAATTGGCTTTGGAGCTCTTCTTTTTCGGATTCACTGGCTTTTCTGGAGTTTTCAGCTTCACGAATAGCCTGCTGCAAAGAAGCCT
Above is a genomic segment from Paenibacillus sp. HWE-109 containing:
- a CDS encoding S66 peptidase family protein, which encodes MPIYPPILKRGDTIGIVTLGSPLAQDTIHTGISVLQSMGFQVILGDYVYAVNGFLAGTDEQRAIDLMNMFANPKVNMILPTRGGVGVAGILPHLDYELISANPKILTGYSDASVLLNTLYQFSDLVTFSSLLLIDFRASTPAFNFNQFFEAVSTVKSPRRIQNPPGKVLTSKVVGNVTAPMVGGNLSSITDTLGTSFEIETRGKILFLEEIHEPINKVYRMIKHLILAGKLYDCVGIVMGECSGCPDAYGKSYNDLINELLVPLGKPLMTNLAAAHGIYKVAVPIGALVNLNTYTSVLTVLEPTVSTVT
- a CDS encoding YraN family protein; the encoded protein is MTEMRNDSRKQLGKFGEDTAESYLIEMNYRIVARNWRCRTGELDIIAEKAGVLIFIEVRTRKPSLHFGTAKESIDFRKQLKVRETAQFYLHRFQQYERPVRFDVITIEVILGVEAPRIEHIEGAF
- a CDS encoding EscU/YscU/HrcU family type III secretion system export apparatus switch protein, with the protein product MNKHRNPSEAPASTPLKKAVALRYSPETQKAPTLIAKGSGHMAEAILQKAKDNGIPIQEDSSLVEVLSKLDLDQEIPPELYQLVAEVLSFIYRSDNRMRPKRNDE
- a CDS encoding ribonuclease HII is translated as MLEYEKQIWEQGFSLVAGIDEVGRGCLFGDVVAAAVILPKGFLLEGVDDSKKLSEKKRELLFDQIMSEALAVGVGIVDVDAIEALNIKQAARQAMKQAVEQLKIVPDYLLVDAEVVSVDIEQTAIIHGDALSQSIAAASIIAKVTRDRMCIEWDKQYPEYGLAVHKGYATKHHREMLLRYGPTALHRKLFIRKVMAQLELKESASQTEQLELDLI
- the ylqF gene encoding ribosome biogenesis GTPase YlqF; this translates as MTIQWFPGHMTKARRQIEEKLKLIDVVIELLDARIPLSSRNPMVDEILKDKPRLVLLNKNDLADPQVTAEWVKYFAEQGLPALPIDAANGTHLKEILPRVKQLWAHKIESQLRKGINPRAVRALIVGIPNVGKSTLINQLAGKKIAATGDKPGVTKGQQWIKVGTEMDLLDTPGILWPKFEDQMVGMRLAATGAIKEELLHLDEIALFVVKYMVQHYGTGIQERYAIQELPEDMDNIHEVIKVMEAIGRKRGAIVSGGKVDLDKASLIIIRELRAGKMGRISLEKPLR
- the lepB gene encoding signal peptidase I, whose protein sequence is MEQKNQDQPYIEQDSAAAAAPAKSAKNETWEWIKALVIAGVLVIIIRWFLFSPFIVDGDSMRPNFSTGERLIVNKIVYDIRSPKRGEVIVFHAPEGKDYIKRVIGLPGETVKVTGDKVFINGQEIDQPFIKEAIEQANKDGHPYNTLSDYPETKIPDNEIFAMGDNRPNSKDSRAKSVGFVPYDKIVGRAEVIFWPVSKISFIHF
- the rplS gene encoding 50S ribosomal protein L19; its protein translation is MNLIQEITKEQLRTDIPNFRPGDTLKVHVKVIEGTRERIQLFEGVVIKRHGGGISETFTVRKISYGVGVERTFPFHSPKIDKIEVARRGKVRRAKLYYLRGLRGKAARIKEIR
- the trmD gene encoding tRNA (guanosine(37)-N1)-methyltransferase TrmD translates to MRIDVLTLFPEMFDGVFSSSILGKARDKGIVSLNTVNFRDYANNKHNTVDDYPYGGGGGMVLKPEPIFAAVEALPVHEQPGEEQVKPRVILMCPQGTPFTQKKAEELSSEQHLVFICGHYEGYDERIRQYLVTDELSIGDYVLTGGELPAMVVIDSVVRLLPGVLGNEMSAVTDSFSTGLLEYPHYTRPAKFREWEVPEMLMSGHHENVRKWRRKESLFRTLERRPDLLVDRELSKEEKAWVAEWHAQQQKVE
- the rimM gene encoding ribosome maturation factor RimM (Essential for efficient processing of 16S rRNA), whose product is MSEKLVTIGKVVNSHGIRGELKIVPETDFPERFDKGNSLIIVDSQNKQTPVTVLSSRLHKNVFIIQFAGFTDINEVEKFKGSLLKIESTQQQPLDEGEYYYHEIIGCNVITEDGQELGLVSEVLTPGANDVWVVALAKGKQLLLPVIDDVILDVDVANKIIRIHLMEGLLE
- a CDS encoding KH domain-containing protein, encoding MKDLITVIAKALVDHPEEVRVTVVEKDDKIEFRLSVHPDDVGKVIGKQGKIAKSLRTVVTSAAVKETKRVAVEIVS
- the rpsP gene encoding 30S ribosomal protein S16, which produces MAVRIRLKRVGAHKAPFYRVVVSDSRSPRDGRFIEEIGTYNPIAEPAAVSLDEEKALKWLQTGAQPSDTVRSLFSKAGLMTKFHELKLQK
- the ffh gene encoding signal recognition particle protein, producing MAFEGLANRLQNVFGKLRSKGKLTEEDVGEALREVRLALLEADVNFKVVKDFIAKVKEQAIGQDVLKSFTPGMVVIDIVNKELTSLMGGTQSKLARSNRPPTIIMMAGLQGAGKTTTSGKLAKMLLKQNHRPLLVACDIYRPAAIKQLQVLGEQLQVPVFALGDQVNPVDIAKAGLQHAKDNGNDYVIIDTAGRLHIDENLMDELKNVRTAVEPDEILLVVDAMTGQDAVNVAESFHKQLELTGVVLTKLDGDTRGGAALSVKAVTGCPIKFVASGEKMDALEPFFPDRMASRILGMGDMLTLIEKAQAGIDMDKAKEMERKMRNAEFTFEDFLDQMEQVKKMGPLDQILDMLPGANKIKGMKDMKVDDKQMARVEAIVKSMTTEEKRKPELLNANRRKRIAMGSGNSVQEVNRFIKQFDDMRKMMKQFSGMMGPKGGKGMKKLGKGFKFPF